The following are from one region of the Nicotiana tabacum cultivar K326 chromosome 3, ASM71507v2, whole genome shotgun sequence genome:
- the LOC107823445 gene encoding uncharacterized protein LOC107823445, with product MATNIGKKFIRIDISSDTVCPWCFVGKRNLDKAIALASDQYDFEIRWHPYLLNSSAPKEGVNKKDYYRSKFGPRSEQMTSRMTEVFKGLGLEYNMSGLTGSSLDSHRLLYFAGQQGLDKQNNLAEELFLGYFTQGRYIGDREFLVEAARKAGVEGAADFLEDPNNGLKEVNEELQQYSSNISGVPHFVLNGKYQLSGGQPPESFIRAFQAASNITA from the exons ATGGCCACCAACATCGGGAAGAAGTTTATTCGAATTGATATCAGTTCAGATACTGTCTGTCCGTGGTGCTTTGTGGGGAAAAGAAACCTTGATAAAGCTATAGCATTAGCCAGTGATCAGTATGATTTTGAG ATTAGATGGCATCCCTATCTTCTCAACTCTTCTGCGCCTAAAGAAGGGGTTAACAAGAAAGATTACTACAGAAGTAAGTTTGGGCCTCGCTCTGAACAAATGACTTCAAGAATGACAGAG GTTTTTAAGGGCCTTGGGCTGGAATATAACATGTCAGGACTTAC AGGAAGTAGTTTGGACAGCCACAGACTTCTATATTTCGCAGGACAACAGGGGCTTGACAAGCAAAATAATCTTGCTGAGGAGCTTTTTCTTGGCTATTTCACCCAGGGAAGGTATATAGGTGACAG GGAATTTCTTGTAGAAGCTGCAAGAAAGGCTGGTGTTGAAGGGGCAGCTGACTTCCTTGAGGATCCGAACAATGGGCTAAAGGAG GTGAATGAAGAGCTTCAGCAGTACTCATCTAATATATCAGGGGTTCCACATTTTGTG CTAAATGGCAAGTACCAGTTGAGTGGTGGCCAACCTCCAGAGAGCTTTATCCGAGCTTTTCAAGCTGCATCAAATATCACAGCGTAG
- the LOC107767795 gene encoding ultraviolet-B receptor UVR8 isoform X1 has product MDIHEIFGESRRPVSLPNKSAIYVWGYNHSGQTGRRDKERSLRIPKQLPPELFGCPAGGNSRWLDIACGREHTAAVASDGSLFTWGANEFGQLGDGTENARKHPKKVKQLQSEFVISISCGAHCTAAIAEPRENDGTMSTRRLWVWGQNQGSNYPRLFWGAFAPSTVIRQVSCGAVHVVALSEEGLLQAWGYNEYGQLGRGVTSEGLQGPQVINGYAKFLDEAPELVKITQVSCGEYHTAAISEKGDVYTWGLGSMGQLGHCSLQSGDMELLPRRVVALDGTVIKEVSCGGVHSCAVTAKGALYAWGGGQAGQLGVGPLNGFFSCKLNESEMMLRNIPVLVVPDGVQLVACGHSHTLISAKDGRIHGWGYNCYGQASNEKSTYAWYPSPVDWCVGEVRKLAAGGGHSAVLTDACSLKELCEFQLAETVNLSNASEVEDVASRTGADALARLCERLREHYYYDDEYGA; this is encoded by the exons ATGGATATTCATGAAATATTTGGGGAGTCCCGGCGGCCCGTGAGTCTACCAAACAAGAGTGCAATTTACGTTTGGGGTTACAACCATTCTGGGCAAACGGGTCGGAGGGACAAAGAGAGGAGCTTGAGGATACCAAAGCAGCTTCCTCCGGAGCTATTTGGATGCCCAGCTGGTGGGAATTCTCGTTGGTTGGATATTGCTTGTGGTCGTGAGCACACTGCTGCTGTCGCCTCTGATGGCTCCCTTTTTACCTGGG GGGCTAATGAATTTGGTCAGCTGGGTGATGGAACTGAAAATGCTAGGAAGCACCCCAAGAAAGTGAAGCAATTACAATCTGAATTTGTTATTAGCATTTCATGTGGAGCACATTGCACTGCTGCTATTGCAGAACCACGTGAAAATGATGGTACCATGTCAACTCGGAGACTTTGGGTCTGGGGGCAGAACCAG GGATCCAACTATCCACGACTCTTTTGGGGTGCCTTCGCTCCTTCTACG GTTATCCGCCAAGTTTCTTGTGGTGCTGTTCATGTTGTGGCTTTATCAGAAGAAGGCTTGCTGCAAGCTTGGG GCTATAATGAATATGGTCAGCTTGGGAGAGGTGTTACATCTGAAGGCCTTCAAGGCCCTCAGGTAATTAATGGATATGCTAAATTTCTCGATGAAGCCCCTGAACTTGTGAAGATTACCCAAGTGTCATGCGGGGAGTACCATACTGCAGCTATTTCAGAGAAAGGCGATGT CTATACGTGGGGATTGGGAAGCATGGGACAACTTGGGCATTGTTCCCTTCAGTCAGGTGACATGGAACTTTTACCTAGGCGTGTAGTTGCCCTTGATGGCACAGTTATAAAAGAAGTTTCCTGTGGTGGTGTTCACAGCTGTGCTGTGACTGCAAAAGGGGCTCTTTATGcttggggtggaggtcaggctgggCAATTGGGAGTTGGGCCCCTAAATGGATTCTTTTCATGCAAACTCAATGAATCTGAGATGATGCTCCGGAATATACCAGTTTTGGTCGTTCCTGATGGTGTGCAACTTGTTGCTTGTGGGCATTCACACACGCTTATCTCTGCTAAAGATGGACGAATACATGGATGGGGTTACAATTGCTACGGTCAAGCGTCTAATGAGAAGTCAACATATGCCTGGTATCCGTCACCAGTTGATTG GTGTGTTGGGGAAGTCCGGAAATTGGCTGCTGGTGGTGGACATTCAGCAGTGCTGACAGATGCATGTTCGCTGAAGGAATTGTGTGAGTTTCAGCTTGCAGAAACTGTGAATCTGTCCAATGCTTCAGAGGTTGAGGATGTTGCCTCGAGAACAGGAGCTGATGCTTTAGCACGGCTTTGTGAAAGATTGAG GGAGCATTACTACTATGATGATGAGTATGGTGCGTGA
- the LOC107767795 gene encoding ultraviolet-B receptor UVR8 isoform X2, giving the protein MDIHEIFGESRRPVSLPNKSAIYVWGYNHSGQTGRRDKERSLRIPKQLPPELFGCPAGGNSRWLDIACGREHTAAVASDGSLFTWGANEFGQLGDGTENARKHPKKVKQLQSEFVISISCGAHCTAAIAEPRENDGTMSTRRLWVWGQNQGSNYPRLFWGAFAPSTVIRQVSCGAVHVVALSEEGLLQAWVILTNYSYTWGLGSMGQLGHCSLQSGDMELLPRRVVALDGTVIKEVSCGGVHSCAVTAKGALYAWGGGQAGQLGVGPLNGFFSCKLNESEMMLRNIPVLVVPDGVQLVACGHSHTLISAKDGRIHGWGYNCYGQASNEKSTYAWYPSPVDWCVGEVRKLAAGGGHSAVLTDACSLKELCEFQLAETVNLSNASEVEDVASRTGADALARLCERLREHYYYDDEYGA; this is encoded by the exons ATGGATATTCATGAAATATTTGGGGAGTCCCGGCGGCCCGTGAGTCTACCAAACAAGAGTGCAATTTACGTTTGGGGTTACAACCATTCTGGGCAAACGGGTCGGAGGGACAAAGAGAGGAGCTTGAGGATACCAAAGCAGCTTCCTCCGGAGCTATTTGGATGCCCAGCTGGTGGGAATTCTCGTTGGTTGGATATTGCTTGTGGTCGTGAGCACACTGCTGCTGTCGCCTCTGATGGCTCCCTTTTTACCTGGG GGGCTAATGAATTTGGTCAGCTGGGTGATGGAACTGAAAATGCTAGGAAGCACCCCAAGAAAGTGAAGCAATTACAATCTGAATTTGTTATTAGCATTTCATGTGGAGCACATTGCACTGCTGCTATTGCAGAACCACGTGAAAATGATGGTACCATGTCAACTCGGAGACTTTGGGTCTGGGGGCAGAACCAG GGATCCAACTATCCACGACTCTTTTGGGGTGCCTTCGCTCCTTCTACG GTTATCCGCCAAGTTTCTTGTGGTGCTGTTCATGTTGTGGCTTTATCAGAAGAAGGCTTGCTGCAAGCTTGGG TCATTTTGACTAACTACAGCTATACGTGGGGATTGGGAAGCATGGGACAACTTGGGCATTGTTCCCTTCAGTCAGGTGACATGGAACTTTTACCTAGGCGTGTAGTTGCCCTTGATGGCACAGTTATAAAAGAAGTTTCCTGTGGTGGTGTTCACAGCTGTGCTGTGACTGCAAAAGGGGCTCTTTATGcttggggtggaggtcaggctgggCAATTGGGAGTTGGGCCCCTAAATGGATTCTTTTCATGCAAACTCAATGAATCTGAGATGATGCTCCGGAATATACCAGTTTTGGTCGTTCCTGATGGTGTGCAACTTGTTGCTTGTGGGCATTCACACACGCTTATCTCTGCTAAAGATGGACGAATACATGGATGGGGTTACAATTGCTACGGTCAAGCGTCTAATGAGAAGTCAACATATGCCTGGTATCCGTCACCAGTTGATTG GTGTGTTGGGGAAGTCCGGAAATTGGCTGCTGGTGGTGGACATTCAGCAGTGCTGACAGATGCATGTTCGCTGAAGGAATTGTGTGAGTTTCAGCTTGCAGAAACTGTGAATCTGTCCAATGCTTCAGAGGTTGAGGATGTTGCCTCGAGAACAGGAGCTGATGCTTTAGCACGGCTTTGTGAAAGATTGAG GGAGCATTACTACTATGATGATGAGTATGGTGCGTGA